In one window of Leptospira sp. WS92.C1 DNA:
- a CDS encoding MbnH family di-heme enzyme — MNLLVYSISILFLFQCGSGVLPFAPFEKEKSNNDALLFLLAAPRNFYVWDLPTGFPIPRVPDSNPMTQEKVDLGRFLFYDKRLSGNQTQSCGTCHQQTKAFTDGLITAIGSTGEIHPRNSQGIINVAYNLRQTWANPVLRDLEEQMFVPLFGEQPVELGLADRENEMLNRLKADSRYQILFSKAFPFEEPFSVSNVVKAIASFERTLISGRSPYDRYLYEGDISGLGDSVQRASILRGAQIFFSERGECFHCHGGFNLAATSVHVGTVQEEVTFHNNGLYNIGGAGDYPAGNQGLYEATQIAADKGKFRAPSIRNVELTAPYMHDGSIDTLENVVEHYNAGGREITTGPNIGDGRLNPNKNNFVFAMGLTAGEKTDLVNFLKSVTDTEFVNDPRHSDPF; from the coding sequence ATGAATCTTTTAGTATATTCCATTTCTATTTTATTTTTGTTTCAATGCGGTTCGGGGGTTTTGCCCTTTGCCCCTTTTGAAAAGGAGAAATCCAACAACGATGCTCTTCTATTTTTGTTGGCAGCTCCGCGGAATTTTTATGTCTGGGACCTTCCGACCGGATTTCCGATTCCAAGGGTGCCGGATTCCAATCCAATGACCCAGGAAAAAGTGGATCTGGGGAGATTCTTATTTTACGACAAACGTCTTTCCGGAAATCAAACCCAATCCTGCGGAACCTGTCACCAACAAACAAAAGCGTTCACGGACGGTCTGATAACCGCGATCGGTTCGACGGGAGAAATTCATCCCAGAAATTCCCAAGGAATCATCAACGTCGCTTACAACTTAAGACAAACTTGGGCCAATCCGGTGCTTCGAGATTTGGAAGAGCAGATGTTTGTTCCGTTGTTCGGAGAACAGCCTGTAGAGCTCGGACTTGCCGATCGTGAAAACGAAATGTTAAATCGCCTAAAAGCCGATAGTCGATACCAAATCTTGTTTTCAAAAGCGTTTCCCTTTGAAGAGCCGTTTTCCGTTTCAAACGTAGTCAAGGCGATTGCCAGTTTTGAAAGAACTCTGATCTCGGGTCGTTCGCCGTATGATCGCTATTTGTATGAAGGAGATATTTCCGGTCTTGGAGATTCCGTTCAAAGAGCTTCGATCCTACGAGGCGCTCAGATCTTTTTTTCCGAAAGAGGGGAATGTTTTCATTGTCACGGTGGTTTTAACCTTGCCGCGACCAGTGTTCACGTCGGCACCGTTCAGGAAGAGGTTACCTTTCATAACAACGGACTCTACAATATCGGAGGCGCAGGAGACTATCCCGCTGGAAACCAAGGTCTTTACGAAGCGACTCAAATTGCCGCTGATAAAGGCAAGTTTCGAGCTCCTTCGATTCGAAATGTGGAATTGACGGCTCCCTATATGCACGACGGTTCCATTGACACTCTGGAGAATGTGGTGGAACACTATAACGCTGGCGGAAGAGAGATCACGACCGGTCCTAATATTGGTGACGGACGACTCAATCCGAATAAAAACAATTTTGTTTTTGCAATGGGTTTGACCGCGGGTGAAAAAACGGACCTCGTCAATTTTTTAAAAAGTGTAACCGATACGGAGTTTGTCAATGATCCGCGACATAGTGATCCTTTTTAA
- a CDS encoding sulfate transporter, with the protein MQQLEESTIYPDKDLFRIEFRKNICSIESEEIQEILSQIRNIRPKAVLLDLTPVVAIPSMVLNRILKFVSELKKEEIQISEVKLSEGLQLVFSKLKINLG; encoded by the coding sequence ATGCAGCAATTGGAAGAATCTACAATCTATCCCGATAAGGATTTGTTTCGGATCGAGTTTCGTAAGAACATCTGCTCCATCGAATCGGAAGAAATTCAGGAAATTCTATCTCAGATTCGAAACATTCGCCCTAAGGCTGTGCTTTTAGATCTCACTCCGGTTGTGGCGATCCCATCTATGGTTCTCAATCGAATTCTAAAATTCGTTTCCGAATTGAAGAAGGAAGAAATCCAAATTTCGGAAGTAAAACTGAGCGAGGGATTACAACTCGTCTTTTCCAAACTCAAAATCAATTTGGGATGA
- a CDS encoding toxin-antitoxin system, antitoxin component, translated as MKEEYDFSKGKRGVHSRDLKNFHLPVYLDPLLEEYYQKIALKKNQDLSTVINTILQKEMELHDSFM; from the coding sequence ATGAAAGAAGAATATGATTTTTCAAAAGGAAAACGAGGAGTTCATTCGCGGGATTTAAAAAATTTTCATCTTCCTGTGTATCTGGATCCTCTACTGGAAGAATACTATCAGAAAATTGCTCTTAAAAAAAACCAAGATTTGAGTACGGTTATCAATACGATCTTACAAAAAGAAATGGAATTACACGATTCTTTCATGTAA
- a CDS encoding BrnT family toxin: MRFEWDTEKEKVNIQKHGLSFREAAFVFADPNTIYIPDPDHSMEEIREIALGMIENIAVAVVIFVDRSQNEEEIIRIISARRATNSEKAQYYSADIQ; this comes from the coding sequence GTGCGTTTCGAATGGGATACTGAAAAGGAAAAGGTAAACATTCAAAAACACGGTCTTTCTTTTCGAGAGGCCGCATTCGTATTTGCGGATCCCAATACGATTTATATCCCTGACCCGGATCACTCCATGGAAGAGATCAGAGAAATTGCCTTAGGTATGATCGAAAATATTGCTGTCGCAGTTGTTATTTTTGTTGATAGATCGCAAAATGAGGAGGAAATTATTAGGATCATATCGGCAAGACGAGCGACCAATTCGGAAAAGGCCCAATACTACTCAGCCGATATTCAATGA
- a CDS encoding O-antigen ligase family protein: MKTRPWYSFLNILRFSIWIGFSLILILPLLGFYPWKFRIGFCVFFALFAVLDLVSPFFSTFLLAASGPLFGNHPGGRFLELQDCLWIFWCLRGILENKRSGNSFFSEEFRKSRTGFLLLSFFFAAFLSLLANPDLFADLRFYRKGWFWFLHSTELEPWYPIKVLGMGILFLFGFLSRRDWLDKSENQTSLIKVFSFGVSAGLLFSVAIGWMEYFSPFVKSSLDGYHRWLDGYKLVTSPHSILPFFDRFLPESAIQSLYWNRSWFAVSILSALPFLFAVVLEKQNSKNRIWVLGIFFILAITLLGIGARGAFVAFGVLIFVSWFHQIVCRLSKEDRLRKKIFLTFSILLVGIGVLFPFLTIWMEGGTQGQDRLSHFVAAKNLGLSKLLLGGGFESFGWYNECCIQTGSRASFFHTSHNQFLQIFAGMGLLGVAVFSFLWIEILCRLSVQRTSDEDVWSSSLIFGSISAIFVYSFFQEWFYLRAVFFQWIGAFFLFSFKGDIENSKNKIFQKKNVFLEKTQLFSVLRIFIRENRSFGIRGMVSLLSISLSLVFCSRYLYPTFLFRSGVFFPPGQDSDVIWILEGKSFMELIGDQKKRYTIHFTPIADSSHYAVTLAGQKKEVGRMEEKNKTETFVFDIYEKKNILKIECTSALKGEVKDSFIFWQPHPMDPEPRKFCARIRIQN; this comes from the coding sequence ATGAAAACCCGGCCGTGGTATTCCTTTCTCAACATTTTACGATTTTCGATTTGGATCGGATTTTCTTTGATTTTGATTCTTCCCTTACTCGGTTTTTATCCTTGGAAGTTTCGAATCGGGTTTTGTGTCTTCTTTGCGCTGTTCGCTGTGCTGGATCTGGTTTCTCCGTTCTTCTCTACCTTTTTACTCGCCGCTTCCGGACCGTTGTTCGGAAATCATCCCGGCGGAAGATTTCTGGAATTACAGGATTGTCTTTGGATCTTCTGGTGTTTACGAGGGATCTTGGAAAACAAACGTTCCGGAAATTCCTTTTTCAGTGAAGAATTCAGAAAGAGTCGAACGGGGTTTTTGTTGCTTTCATTCTTCTTCGCGGCTTTTTTAAGTCTCTTGGCCAATCCGGATTTGTTTGCTGATCTTCGGTTTTACCGGAAAGGATGGTTTTGGTTTTTACATTCCACCGAATTGGAACCCTGGTATCCGATCAAGGTTTTGGGAATGGGAATCTTGTTCTTATTCGGATTTTTATCCCGTAGAGATTGGTTGGACAAATCGGAGAATCAAACTTCTCTAATCAAAGTATTTTCGTTTGGAGTCAGCGCAGGTTTGTTGTTCTCGGTCGCGATTGGGTGGATGGAATATTTTTCTCCATTCGTAAAATCATCGTTAGACGGATATCATCGATGGCTTGACGGCTACAAACTGGTGACGTCTCCTCATTCGATCCTTCCGTTTTTCGATCGATTTTTGCCCGAGTCTGCGATTCAATCCTTGTATTGGAATCGGAGTTGGTTCGCCGTTTCCATTCTATCCGCTCTTCCTTTTTTGTTCGCAGTCGTTTTGGAAAAACAAAACAGTAAAAACCGAATCTGGGTTTTAGGAATCTTTTTCATTCTCGCAATCACGCTTTTGGGGATCGGGGCAAGAGGAGCGTTTGTCGCGTTTGGAGTTTTGATTTTTGTTTCCTGGTTTCATCAAATCGTTTGTAGATTGTCAAAGGAGGATCGTCTTAGAAAAAAAATATTTCTAACCTTTTCGATTCTTTTGGTCGGAATCGGAGTCCTATTTCCCTTTCTTACGATTTGGATGGAAGGAGGAACTCAAGGCCAGGATCGTCTTTCTCATTTTGTAGCGGCAAAAAATTTGGGTTTGAGTAAACTTTTACTCGGCGGTGGATTTGAATCCTTCGGATGGTATAACGAATGTTGTATCCAGACGGGAAGTCGTGCGAGTTTCTTTCATACATCTCACAATCAATTTTTACAGATTTTTGCGGGAATGGGTTTGTTGGGGGTTGCTGTCTTTTCTTTTTTATGGATCGAAATTTTGTGTCGGCTTTCCGTTCAAAGAACATCCGATGAGGATGTCTGGAGTTCGTCTTTGATTTTCGGTTCGATCTCCGCTATTTTCGTATATTCCTTTTTTCAGGAATGGTTTTATTTGCGCGCGGTATTTTTTCAATGGATCGGAGCCTTTTTTCTTTTTTCTTTCAAAGGTGATATTGAAAATAGTAAGAATAAAATATTCCAAAAAAAGAATGTATTTTTAGAAAAGACGCAATTGTTTTCCGTTTTACGGATTTTTATTCGAGAAAATCGGAGTTTTGGAATACGCGGAATGGTTTCTCTTTTGTCGATCTCGTTGTCGCTTGTATTTTGTTCCCGATATCTTTACCCTACTTTTTTATTTCGGTCCGGGGTCTTTTTTCCTCCGGGACAAGATTCTGATGTGATCTGGATTTTGGAGGGGAAAAGTTTTATGGAATTGATCGGTGATCAAAAAAAAAGATATACGATTCATTTTACTCCAATTGCGGATTCTTCCCATTATGCGGTTACGCTCGCA
- a CDS encoding MbnP family copper-binding protein has protein sequence MMKKALILSWMITICFAFTFCPWDKKKEDNDFVTIATLTALTGNQGIQFSAYAGTQKLVCGATLRGHDRILGTVPFIPTAHIAESTTFQLHDFRLYVHGITLIRTDDTEIPLSLNQDGRFQSGNIALLDFEDGTGKCQGTPETNSFVSASIPFGNYKGIKFIVGVPEAQNHLDADSQTSPLNVTGMYWSWTSGYKFLKLDFETAETGAAGTSVHIGSGDCTGTGSSSTCVRANRIPVTLTPTGGFDPSTQEIKINIQALLQGINLGADPNGAMCMSGGMMATGCPIIFPNIGLSFTTGNPITPAQSVFTIKSKN, from the coding sequence ATGATGAAAAAAGCACTCATCCTTTCCTGGATGATCACAATTTGTTTTGCATTTACATTTTGCCCTTGGGACAAAAAAAAAGAGGATAACGATTTCGTTACGATCGCAACCTTAACCGCTTTAACCGGAAATCAAGGCATTCAATTTTCTGCATATGCAGGAACGCAAAAGTTGGTCTGTGGGGCGACACTTCGCGGTCACGATCGGATTTTAGGAACGGTACCGTTTATTCCCACGGCTCATATCGCGGAAAGCACAACATTTCAACTTCACGATTTTAGACTTTATGTTCACGGAATCACTCTCATAAGAACGGACGACACGGAAATTCCCCTCTCTCTCAATCAAGACGGTCGCTTTCAATCCGGCAACATCGCTCTTTTGGATTTTGAAGACGGAACCGGAAAATGCCAAGGAACTCCCGAAACAAACAGTTTTGTCTCGGCCTCGATTCCATTTGGTAACTATAAAGGAATCAAATTTATTGTGGGAGTTCCGGAAGCACAAAATCATCTGGACGCGGATTCTCAAACTTCACCTTTGAATGTAACCGGGATGTATTGGAGTTGGACAAGCGGATACAAATTCTTAAAATTGGATTTCGAAACCGCGGAAACTGGCGCAGCCGGAACCTCAGTCCATATCGGCTCCGGAGACTGCACCGGTACCGGAAGTTCCAGCACCTGTGTGCGGGCCAATCGGATCCCGGTGACTCTGACTCCAACGGGAGGTTTTGATCCCTCCACTCAGGAAATCAAAATCAACATACAGGCTCTTTTACAGGGGATCAATCTTGGTGCCGATCCAAACGGAGCGATGTGTATGTCCGGAGGTATGATGGCTACAGGCTGTCCGATCATCTTTCCAAATATCGGTTTGAGTTTTACAACGGGAAATCCGATCACTCCCGCCCAGAGCGTATTTACGATCAAATCGAAAAACTGA